In the genome of Microplitis demolitor isolate Queensland-Clemson2020A chromosome 5, iyMicDemo2.1a, whole genome shotgun sequence, the window aaattacctacaaaaaagtttctatgagattttctgataaaactgatagtttcgccggaaaagtaagaagatctcaaaattttctataaatttgactttaagcttaaataacttttgaacagttagatttatcaaaaaatggaTGAGActtgttgtagagcattcgatatcctacaaaaatatctatcgtgtatgataattcgttgattggcttgtaagttagaaaattctaaaaaataaaaagtttttttcccgtgttatttaaaaagaaaatagaaaaattgattgacgcaaaccgtagtattattattaagagttTGGATTGgtatcgaaatttttatttttaggtagactttcaatttttggataccaaaaaaataaaaaaattttttttttaaccaacttaatatatatataattttttattgatgtttccttttatttccgtgatagttttaaactcaatcaatacagttttttaaaaaaagtttttatatgatcctgaaaaatgcttgttttaactttttataaaattgattaaattggaaagacagataaaattctatactcggatattttaaaaattgctgaattaatgataaatgaaattcatatctgcccaaattttaataattatcaatactatctgaattgttattttccgattgaatccgattgaaactgattgaaaattgtctgtcgaatttaatcagaaaatatttgataaatgaattattattttctgattgaatctgattaaaactgattgaaaattttctgtcagatttaatcggattcaatcggaaactaatcgattaatgaattattattttctaattgaatccgcttcgtttgaaacgattttttttttctagccgacacgagaaaattttgttgtttatattgagaaaaaaattccctgaaaatttcagctcttaaatttaatttaaagtactttctctcaagtataaaatttttcaatttaagaagtatgttaattaaaaaacatttttttttaattgttataacttAGTCAAATTTTaagctatcgttttgaaaccggttttaatttgcagagaatttgttgaattttaaggtctataaaacaaattgctctaactcgatctatgtcgattctatctgctccgaaagtctatttttcacttatttcatataattttgttaataatgaaaaaaaaaacggctcatcgtgcgaaaaagatgcatagcacccatcttttagaaaatttcgtctTCTAcggaattgtttattatacttccctgctaagaaaatccgagagattcttatagctgtatgtataaggccctatacttaaccatatagcacttctcatagaactcattcattctcataaaatctttatgggaatgtatgagaatctatgagattttctaaacagggtaatattgctaaagtgcactgtttataacatacaatcagtagaacattctgcagtaaaaaggatttatactatattaagcttacaatttttatattgtctAATGTTAAACTACTCGTATCTCATGGATAATCGCACacccctattaaaaataaacaagggCCGCCTCGTTTGTCATCTACCGTTAGCATTGATTCTAGCGACGCTAGCGAGATGCTAGCCAGtgcctcgtttcatttttactaaggaATTTAGCTATATATCTAGCTCATCAGgaagatagtttaaaatcaattagaacattctacacggagaaataaaaaattgatcaatcgagataaaatcgagaaataaattattattttccgattgaaactgattgaatttttctcaatcagttttaatcggtttcaatcggaaagtaattttaaaaaaattattattttccgattgaatctgattgaatttttcctAATCAGtatcaatcagattcaatcggaaaataatttttaaaaaattattattttccgattgaatctgattgaaactgaatgagatatttcaatcggatttaatcagattcaatcggaaaataatcgaaaattaaaattattattttctgattgaatctgattgaaattcaatcggaggcctcaaacgctcctgaacatttctgattgaaaattcgtttccgattgaaactgatagaattctgattgagtttcaatcagattcaatcggattcaatcggagtttttaatcagggataagtctatatatgatcagatctgatcatatatgagtctatatataattagatctgatcagacatgactgatataaacttatatgtagttatatatgtctatgtataattaaatttgatcagattttattgatatgaaacctatgaatatttaattatgtatatagttccaataaatatatatatatatatatatatatatatatatatatattgggtgtacaaattaatttggtccgttttttgttgttaaaaatatatttatttttaaattaaaataaattaatagattaatcaAAGTATTGTCCATCGTTGATTACTACTTTTCCCCATCTCTCAGGCAATTTTCGAATTCCATCTCGAAAAAATGATTCGTCTTTCGAGACAATCCAACTTCCGAtccaattttctatttctgcAAAAGAAGTGAACCGGTGACCTGCCAAGTCGTGCTGCATCCGTCGGAATAACCAGTAATCCGAAGGAGCAAGGTCCGGAGAATACGGCGGGTGTGGTAAAATATCCCACTTGAGTGTTTCTACATATTTTTGACGACGTTTGCGACATGAGAACGAGCGTTGTCGTGCAAAAGAATAACTTTATCATGTCTTTGTTCGTATTCCGGCCGCTTTTCACGTAATGCACGGCTCAATCGAATTAATTGTAACCTATACCGATCACCCGTAATAGATTCGCCAGGTTGTAGCAACTCATAGTACGCAACATCTTTTTGGTCGGGTCTGGCGCATTTACCCAGTGGGTATTTTGTTAAACGTTTTTTTAAGTTGGCACATGTAGGTTCCGATCTAGAAACATCTGTGAGGTGGGGATAGACTATTAATCAAGTTGGtaaaacagaaaataaattcaaatatttaaaacatcgaaaaaattttaattaatgataaatgtatttacataagaacacaacaaataaatttatatacaataaattacgattaatcattttagtaaaatacttttaagcttaattaaataatgggGAATTCGCACACTGCAAATTCCCAACCggaaattagaaatttttttcaagctctCATCTGAGCTTTAAATATCTATCCTTGGGAATTTGCACTGTGCAAATTCCCagccataaaattaaaaatggcgcACTTTGAGCTTgtatttgagaaaattaattttcaaactcaATTATTAATCACTGGGAATTTGCACAGTGCAAATTCCCagctattaaatttaaaatgccGCATCTTGAGCtcgtatttaaaaaagtaaattttgaaactcaATTATCAATCACTGGGAATTTGTACAGAGCAAATTCCTAGCAGTTAATTAAGAATAACGCATCTTGAGGCTGTATCTCAACTTAAacgcgatatatatatatatgtatatatatatatatatatatatatatatatgttcaaaAAGAGTTCGGAATCGTAAAAAAATGGGTGGGAAGACTCGGGcaaataaagtttattcaaatcttgcatcgataattatttattaaaatattgcattcaagttttatataaattagatttataataattataataatataattaagatttatataattatttattgaaggaTATTTTTACTTGAAGTGGGTAGTCGATTAAAATATTCCCTCCAATCTTGGCATTAACTAtaacagaaattaaatttatgttttttaaacaagtTATTGGTATACGTATTTGTGttatattaatatgaaaaatttatgagataaatttgaaaatattaacttacaaattttcatttctcgCCTCGCAATTGGAATTAGATATTTCAGGACATCAGCAGAGAAGCATTGGACACCATCCAAGTTCTGTTTGTATGGAACTTTGCTGCTGATGTGCGTCCAGAACCAAAACGTTTTTTTCTCTGAAGGCCACTTGTAACTTATGTTTGAAtctgaattattaaaattgtgaAATTTGATTCTATGAGTCAGTTCAGTGCCTTGATTAAAAGCtccgattaaatttaatcgaaatttttcaattggagtttttaattttgtttgtttcaagaaaagaaatatttacttaaactcAGCTTCACTATGTTTTTGTTAAAATGCACTCTACTTAATAGCATCGaggtcattttaaaaaaagtactagcCGTTATTTTTTCGGCTTTTAATCGGCTCCACAAATTACTAAGCTGTACAGCAATAGGCGTGGCACGATCAATAACATTATCACCAATTTTTCTCccatcaaatttaattttttgatttttctgaaTGCTCACAATTTGATGGTGAGATTTGACCACAGATGATACAAGTAATcctgtaaatattaaaagcaGATATTGTCAATCGAATAAATCCTATGAAATTCGACATATtctcatagaaattttataaaaatgaataagatcTATGGAaagacttatatatatatatatatatatatatatatatatatatatatatatatatatatatatatatatatatcataataatcTATCATTAAACAATCATTATTCGTTAAAGAAATCTTGTAGAATGCAATATCATCCCATAGATTCTCATGTAGATTGTATGGGTATGAATTAAGTCAGTAAGAAAGTGCTATACAGTATAAGCTTTATACATACAGGCCCTTTTAGAAAATCTCAAAGAAtacaatagattctcataaattttcatagaaattttataagaatgaatgagttctatgaaaagttgtatagttaagtatagggccttatccgtacagctataagaatctatcggattttttaagcagacAGCTATGAGAatcttttggtttttttaagcAATGCAAAGACCCTCATTGAGAAACCTAATTTGAAACAATTCAAACACGATCCGAAACAATTCGAAGTTGGGAAAATTGACtatctatagatatacactttAGCACGAATTGAATCATTCCAAATGAGATTTCTGAATCAGGGAATATAACAAAGATAATCACAAAACGTATACTTGTAAATTGCATTGATGTTGGCTTCTTTATCGTACTTAATCCTCGATTTAAATCCCGGTTAATTGATTCCGATGGATTGTTAGTTCTAACATTGCTCTTGCCATGAACTGATAATTTTTCGGGCCCAATTTTTACCAGCCACTGTTCAAAAACGTACCCGAAAAAATCGTTCAAAGTTATAGCGAGTTGaggtgttattttattaacaatatttataaataacatcaCAATCTCATTTGCCGGAGCCAGTGGAAGTGCcatgatttgtttttttataatttgcgcttctaaattattttttaaaattgtcacgAGTCCCCgttttttccaattattttgaattgcctattaaaaaaataaatcattgaatTGCAACAGATTTAGAGTCCATTTTAATAACCCTTCCTTTAAAgtcaaatatatgataattacttgagtgtaatgaaaaaaacaacCAATCGGATCAGCAGCAGGATATATAGCCTCGGTTTCATTTCTGATTGCTGTTTCCCAATCAGAAATGATATATTCTGGTGCCCAGCCCggagaaatttcattttttagaaattgcAGTACGCTCCGGTAGGTTGTTTGTTCCTTATTGGGCATTGTAAAATAAACAACTGGAAGAGtctataaaaatgaatttaaaaaaaaaaaaattgaaaaattttaacgctgttcaattaattaattaatcgctaaaagttaattttaaattgaaaaaagtcaagaaaaatttgactaaaaataaaaatatgtaaagagTTTAATCAATGCTTAAGAAAACATGTGCGtttatttgtgaaaaatataaaaaaaaattaagtgaagagaaaatacaaaaatatcattaaatgcTTTCTCtagaaatctttttttgaaatactggCGCGTAAAACGTGCAGAACGAGTGCGCATCTAGATATGCCCATGCGCAGTAAACGTTTCTAAAAAAagctgggcgtcggttgaccctgcgggccagccccaaaacttcccgctgttttcgacctcaaagagctcgaaaacattagtgtagatatattttcgagctcttcgagctcgaaaatgctatcacgtgcaattgtttttttatgatgttttcaagctctaagaagttacctgttatgctgaagtttgaaaatttgagaatcgaaaatcatcaatgaagcggtttttaaaatttagttcctgattatgttcagtaacataagtgtattgaggcagaaatcaatgtcagggatcaaaatcaagatttaaataagttttgactcatgtaagaaacaataaaatataaaatatccgataaaaatattaaaaactacggtttatcgatttttttgttgataatatgatttgaactaaaaaccaagttcgatgacattatatcatcaaaagaaaccataaaaaagatgagttggtatgatatcaggcacattttagtacgttatattatgatttatccggaaaaaataacataaaatgttatttttttaacatttcaacgccgatatcttttgaactaatcaatcgattttgatagttgacgcggcaatcggcgcgttttattgaattctagagctgattaaaatttgaaatcgatcgcgtcagtcgtttcgaaaatatttagaaaaaaccgtttttcaccatttctttctcccgcgataactcacgaacgaattatccgattttgatgtttgaggtggcaatcgacgcgttttattgagtactagagctgattagattttgaagtagatcgtataagtcgtttctgagaaatcaataaaaaactaaaaaaaaaatttttttttttttcgtaattcgcaaatattttcgagtctattcgatcaaatgatctgaaatttttaggaaagttgacggccaacaagctctttcgattgccacctcaaccatccaaatcgattaattagttaaaaagttacaaaaagtttacacacacacacacacacacacacacacacactcgggcatcattctgaaaatagtcagaatagcttcctaggacctcaaaacgtcgacatctgatgaaaactcgattttcgaaaatcggggtgaaaacaataacttcccgaaatttttgaaaatcgtcgattttcttagcgggaagttaaaaaagtacCCAATTGCACAGAAACTTCAACTTGCTTATGCGCATGAGACAAAGTAGTGGGGGAATGCGCGCGCCGTACTTTgttgttcaaaattatttcagggattgcgatttattttttaaatatttaaaatcaaatgtttaattttagaattgaattaattgaattatttatattaattatcgttaatataataataaacatttcattttatacataattcttacaatattaaaaaattagattgaAAATAACATACCTTTTTTTTCGAACTTTCCTGAAATAATCAAGACTTGATATGGGTTCAAATAACGATTACGGAAGTTTGGTTTGAATCGAAAAGTCCCGTCGATGTACATCGCTGACtgtttgtcaataaaattaatcacatCATTGCTCCAAAATCCTATGCAAGTATTTTTGTCAGTACCAATCACTCGACATTGAATTTGATGCCGAAACATTGGTTCTGAGTGTTCTACTTGCATCGTGTAGGACAAAAGATTTTGACCTTGAGGAGTTTGAAGAAACTCACAGTAggccataaaattttttgggtttTTTGGAATATTCTTACGAAAATCTCGTCCAAACTGACTCCGTATTTTTACATATGGAGCTTGTGAAGCTCCTACAAAGTTccttaaaaagtaaataatacagGAATTAAgagggtaaaaatatttatgatacgCTGTCTATCGCACTGTGAAAGAAACGGCATTACacagacaaaaaaaatggtaGGGTTCTTACTTTAAAACTAAGTGCTGATACGCAATATTTAATTGCCCTCCAATTGGCATATTTTTAGCAGCTTGCTTTAAATCCACTTTTAATTGGTGGACCTCAGCAACCTCTTCGAACGGCTCGTGGTTGTGTTCATTTTTCGGAGGTTTTTTACATAATGTAAAAATTGGTGGATTGCCGTCTGATGGATAAAAGACGTGACCAGCAGCTCGACAACCTTCCTGCCGATCATctccttttcttttttttttttgattacatTCTACGTACCTaaaagataacatttttttttttttcgtaattcgcagatattttcgagtctattcgatcaaataatctgaaattttcaggaaagttgatggccaacaagctctttcaattgccacctcaaccgtccaaatcgattcattagttcaaaagttacaaaaagtttacacacacacacacacacacatacgcaCACTCGggcatcattctgaaaatagtcagaatagcttcctaggacctcaaaacgtcgacatctgatgtaaattcgattttcgaaaatcggggtgaaaacaataacttcccgaaatttttgaagatcgtcgattttcttagcgggaagttaaaaacattaaatacttaaatattctCAGGTACCCAGAGAGGAAAGTACCCCGGGCCGAAGCTTGGCCCAACTTTGTAGAACCTTGGGCCAGGCTTGTAAGCCAGTCTTGGCCCAGTTCTGGTAAAAGTCTGGAATTTTAATCTCGGGCCAAGTCTGGTTGCCAAACCTGGGCTATGCATGGTTCCCCGACCTGGCGCATGCTTGGTTACCAGGCCTGGCCCAGACTTCGTTGCCAAACCTGGCTCAGGCTTTattgccagacctggcccataCATCGAGgaaacgaataaatttaattaaaaaaatattttattattattaacctcgtagagttcatgatcattaacgttgAAACTATCTAAGGGGGtaaatggtttaaaaaaaaactcgttgaaaattctgctgggctctgggcgcgaactggcgtccttctgattgctggggcCGAACGGTAGCTATTGGACAAACCTACTAATGTTGAACTGATACATTTATATGATCTACTTATTAAACGTCCAAGGCTAGATTACCCAGTTTTGGCCAAAGCCTGGGTAATCATTGTAAcagccaaggctaggttatccAACTTGGTCCAATCCCGGTTAATTATTGTAACGGCCAGGACTGAGTACCGAATCTTgagccaagcatgggccaataCAGGTGTGCCAAAGCTAGGTTCTCCCGTGCTGGGCCAAGTAGGGGCCCGTCGTTTAACTCTGGTAGTTCCTACATGAGTAgtttacataataaaaatcaaatcaaCAACTTATTACAAGTACAGAATATCATGATATTCTGTACTTGTCGCTCGAAAGACCGACGTTTTAACTACTACGCTACTCTACCGATTGTGGCTCTGAAGTTTAGTTatggtattaaaatattattcggtACCAGCTAGAAATTTCAAAGATATACCTAACTTAGGCAATGACGAAGACTTTCCTAATAATAGCCAAATTTGGCATACCTAACTTTAGCAAATCGTCAGTCATGCCAATTCGATTTTGGTCAGGAATTCCAAAGATTCACTGAACTTTTACGCCCTGCCGAAAACTCCTAATGACAAACATATTTGGAAAAGTTTTGGTATGTCGAGTTTCGGTTTCCTTCATAAGGACGGGACAAGTTTTAAATTAGGCTTGTTGTATTTCGGAAAGCTTCATTCGTCCCGAATTGGTATTTTGGCATGCCGCATTAGAATTCTAGTCGGGTGCTGGCTTGGCATACCAGACTTCGGCAAGCCTTTGGTAACCATCATAAAGCAGCCGCATCAATTTCCGAAGATACGCCGAAGTTAACTTAGCCATTCACTTTCCTAATAACTACCTGATTTGGCATACCAAAATTCGGCAAGTATTTGGtcattactattaaatatCAGTCCAGAATTCCAAAAGTATTCCTAACTAAAGCTATGCCACACCTTTTCCTAAGAACAACCAAGTTGGGAATGTTTTTGGCATTTCGAGCTTTAGTTTTCCTCATGCAAATACCATAAGGTTCGAATTCGGTTTGCCgtattttggtttttattaTGAGGCTGGAATAAGGTCCGAATCAGGCTTGCCGTATTTCGGAAAGCCTCTTCGGTCCAAATTGGTCTTTCAGCAAGCTTAACTGGAATTTCTAGTCGGGATACTTTTAAATGCACCCTTATTTAGCCTTATGGCTTTTTATGCTCAGATTATCTCGACCCGAGATCGGACTATAATTACACTTGATTTTTGAATCACTATTCGATCGAGCCggaatgatttttataataattgtaaataacaaaataataccgCTACACGATATGAAAATATCGGCCAAGTACctttatcaatttacaatttaactgaatctaaatatagatacactgctgttaataaaataatactgctACACGATACGAGAATATCGGCCAAGTACCTTTTATTAAGGACGGTTACTTATTGTCTTATCTAGGACAGATTTTTGCAATAAGATTACTGGCTATCGACGCCGTTTACGCGGACCGTAGGACTCGAGAtctaaaaatttgatcaacaaCTAAGGCCCTGAGCCATGGTCCTCAggctatttaaaaactttgattGACGTTTTTATGGGAGTAATCAAATtgttgtcattggtggaaaatgacaagttttttttattcgtcaaTCATTATTGCAAAAATCGTCGCGCTACTTTTATACACATAAATGGTGGTAAaactgacgctgcgttttctCGTGCTTTTGTTATATCCTGGCTGTCAAGTAGGGCCCGTTCTCAGTTCACTAGATTATTTTGCCGAACTATAGTCTATTCCGAAAATAAGACACCCTAATTACCAACAATTAAAGTACCTTAagtagataattataataacgtaagagtatattttatatcataaGAACTATTCTATCATTtgaattgtatattataagaATATCTTTAACATacgtatatttttcaaatcaataaccaaataataaactaatcaCCGGATGTACTTAATCCCACGTATGagatcatttttcattttaatcttaAAGTATATTCAactgaagataatttaatcattttaaaacacAGCTGTATAAactattagtaataatttgtaacaaACGCAGATGATATGAAAATGGACTTtgactttcaaataaataacttttctcAGAAATTTACATCAGCCGAGGATTAAATCCCTTCTCGCGCTCCgctgcttaaaaaatctcataagaTCCGATAGCTTCTTATAAATTCTCTgggaattttatgagaatcaaTGAGTTCTATGGGAAGCGGGAGTCttcttctcatagaacttactgaattttatgagattgtataggaggtatttaaaaaaattattttctcatagattctgaTAAGGGATTctttataagaatctatcggaaaatacaaatgtttataaaaaatgagttcTTATAAGGTTGGATGGGATAAAACATTCACGGGATTATAGGgatctataagaaaataataaaatttacaaaatttctattcagttgagaatgtatgaggaaatgatTTAGTCACTAACAAatggaatctatgagaaaataataaaattagcaaaatttttattttaataagaatgtatgaggaaatgatACTGTCACTAATAATTCGATCCtatgagaatataataaaatttataaacttcccGTTTGGATGAGAACGTatccgaaaatatttttatcagtcacAATTGGATcctaaaagaaaataataaaatttacaaaatttctgttttaataagaacacatgaaaaaatgatcctgtcattaataattgaattttataagaaaataataaaattcatcatatTCCCGTT includes:
- the LOC103578004 gene encoding uncharacterized protein LOC103578004; the protein is MPNKEQTTYRSVLQFLKNEISPGWAPEYIISDWETAIRNETEAIYPAADPIGCFFHYTQAIQNNWKKRGLVTILKNNLEAQIIKKQIMALPLAPANEIVMLFINIVNKITPQLAITLNDFFGYVFEQWLVKIGPEKLSVHGKSNVRTNNPSESINRDLNRGLSTIKKPTSMQFTRLLVSSVVKSHHQIVSIQKNQKIKFDGRKIGDNVIDRATPIAVQLSNLWSRLKAEKITASTFFKMTSMLLSRVHFNKNIVKLSLNSNISYKWPSEKKTFWFWTHISSKVPYKQNLDGVQCFSADVLKYLIPIARREMKIFNAKIGGNILIDYPLQVKISFNK